The Streptococcus pluranimalium genome contains a region encoding:
- the pulA gene encoding type I pullulanase translates to MNICKTKNTVIVHYHRRQGNYFDLSLWRWLDNEWGREAQFLRYDSFGAVAILEFDALPHQHHVYVMAKNQNWTYKSLEYCINKLAGASKTEVWIVDGDETLYYSRQAAVASKYYARRKIRGFDMAINAKAFDKEWGFDGWLGAKYSKGATSFRLWAPTAEKVELVLYHSTSETASVDQVMMMHRGTGRDLENHQENTQGVWQLTVTDDLNYRAYVYRVYHRRRTFSDTRDPYSTATTANGCRSIIIDPELMSPEGFSVKHGQEAHWRIENPNQAVITEMHIRDFTKSPSSGVREEHRGKYLGAIEKGTTNRFGDKTGFDYLKELGTSYIQLQPIFDHHQTFDDNGDYAYNWGYDPENYNVPEASFSSNPHEPLSRIHELKQLIQTYHDAGIGVIMDVVYNHTFSNVDSAFQLTVPDYYYRMNPDGTFQNGTGVGNETASEKEMFRKYMLDSIRYWIEAYNIDGFRFDLMGIHDVETMTMIREMIDTIDPRILVYGEGWDMGQGLMPEDKAIKANASKMPGIGFFNDNQRDAIKGAEVYGELTHGFVSGAATEDIVAKAILGSDELVDYIAPNQVLNYVEAHDNYNLNDLLWILHPADDQSVHIKRVQLATAINLLSQGMCFMQIGQEFLRTKLVRTGAEGELTPQDLQHAMNSYNAPDFVNQIDWELVTYHKETVNFVRQLIFLKTRDKAFSWTNFSDIRRHIYIETALPASGYISYTMAGNQNYRIILNTNEKNLNISITKDQKYDILI, encoded by the coding sequence ATGAACATTTGTAAAACGAAAAATACAGTGATTGTTCATTATCATCGCCGCCAAGGGAATTATTTTGACCTGAGCTTGTGGCGATGGCTTGATAATGAATGGGGCCGAGAGGCTCAGTTTTTACGGTATGATAGTTTTGGGGCTGTTGCCATTTTAGAATTTGATGCACTGCCTCATCAGCATCATGTTTATGTCATGGCCAAAAATCAAAACTGGACTTATAAAAGCTTAGAATATTGCATTAATAAGCTAGCGGGTGCTAGTAAGACTGAAGTTTGGATTGTTGATGGTGATGAGACGCTCTATTACTCAAGGCAAGCTGCAGTAGCCAGCAAATATTACGCTAGACGAAAAATACGTGGCTTTGATATGGCAATAAACGCCAAGGCTTTCGATAAAGAGTGGGGCTTTGATGGTTGGCTTGGTGCTAAATATAGTAAAGGAGCTACAAGCTTTAGGCTTTGGGCACCTACTGCTGAAAAAGTTGAACTTGTTTTGTATCATTCTACTTCGGAAACAGCCAGTGTGGATCAGGTTATGATGATGCACCGTGGAACGGGTCGAGATTTAGAAAATCATCAAGAAAATACGCAAGGTGTTTGGCAGCTGACAGTGACTGATGATTTAAACTATAGGGCTTACGTTTACCGTGTTTATCATCGCAGAAGAACTTTCTCGGATACCAGAGATCCTTATTCGACAGCTACAACAGCTAATGGTTGTAGATCTATTATCATTGATCCTGAGCTGATGTCGCCAGAAGGATTTAGTGTTAAACATGGGCAAGAGGCTCATTGGCGAATAGAGAATCCGAACCAAGCTGTTATTACTGAAATGCATATTCGTGATTTTACAAAATCACCTTCTTCTGGAGTACGAGAAGAGCATCGGGGGAAATATTTAGGAGCCATTGAAAAAGGGACCACTAATCGCTTTGGTGACAAGACAGGTTTTGACTATCTTAAGGAGTTGGGGACATCTTATATTCAACTGCAACCTATTTTTGATCATCATCAAACCTTCGATGATAATGGTGATTATGCTTACAATTGGGGTTATGACCCTGAAAATTATAATGTCCCAGAAGCTAGTTTCTCTAGCAACCCTCATGAACCTTTATCACGTATTCATGAGTTAAAACAACTGATCCAGACCTATCATGATGCAGGGATTGGTGTGATTATGGATGTAGTCTATAACCATACCTTCTCTAATGTTGACTCTGCCTTTCAGCTAACTGTACCAGATTACTATTACCGAATGAATCCTGATGGTACTTTCCAGAACGGAACGGGTGTTGGTAACGAAACGGCTAGTGAAAAAGAGATGTTCCGAAAATATATGTTGGATTCTATTCGTTACTGGATTGAAGCCTATAATATTGACGGTTTCCGTTTTGATCTGATGGGAATTCATGATGTTGAGACAATGACAATGATTCGAGAGATGATTGATACTATCGATCCTAGAATCCTTGTATATGGTGAAGGCTGGGATATGGGGCAAGGTCTCATGCCTGAAGATAAGGCCATAAAGGCTAATGCATCAAAAATGCCAGGAATTGGATTTTTTAATGATAATCAACGCGATGCCATTAAAGGAGCTGAAGTTTATGGTGAACTGACGCATGGCTTTGTATCTGGAGCAGCGACAGAAGACATAGTGGCTAAAGCTATTTTAGGCAGTGATGAGTTAGTGGATTACATCGCTCCAAATCAAGTTTTAAACTATGTAGAAGCTCATGATAATTACAATCTAAATGATCTTTTATGGATCTTGCATCCAGCGGATGATCAAAGCGTACATATCAAACGCGTTCAACTAGCAACGGCGATCAACCTCTTATCCCAAGGTATGTGCTTTATGCAGATTGGTCAAGAGTTTTTAAGAACGAAGTTGGTTAGAACTGGTGCAGAAGGAGAACTCACTCCTCAGGATTTACAACATGCTATGAATTCTTACAATGCCCCTGATTTTGTTAATCAGATTGATTGGGAGTTAGTGACTTATCACAAGGAGACTGTTAACTTTGTTCGGCAGTTAATTTTTTTGAAAACAAGGGATAAAGCATTTTCTTGGACAAATTTCAGCGACATTAGGCGTCATATCTATATTGAGACAGCTCTTCCAGCGTCTGGCTATATTAGTTATACAATGGCTGGGAATCAAAATTACCGAATCATTCTCAATACTAATGAAAAAAATTTGAATATTTCAATAACAAAAGACCAAAAGTATGATATACTAATTTAA
- the glgA gene encoding glycogen synthase GlgA, translating into MKLLFVAAEGAPFSKTGGLGDVIGALPKSLVKHGHEVAVVLPYYDSVAAKFGDQVEDCFDYTVNVGWRRQYAGVKYIQRDGVHFFFIDNQYYFFRGSVYGFWDDGERFAFFQLAALELMEKINFIPDVLHVHDYHTAMMPYLLKEKYHWIQAYQSIKTVFTIHNIEFQGQYGPEMLGDLFGVGSERYEDGTLRWNDCLNWMKGAVLYADRVTTVSPSYAEEIQTPEFGKGLDQVMRMESGKLSGIVNGIDTDLLNPETDSLIPYHFSKDDLIGKAKNKAALQERLGLPVRPEVPLIGIVSRLTDQKGFDLVVNELEHILQLDLQIVLLGTGYSDYENTFSWFASQYPDKLSANIMFDLGLAQEIYAASDLFLMPSAFEPCGLSQMMAMRYGSLPIVSQVGGLKDTVESYNEYTGQGTGFGFAEFSGFWLTKTIERALNVYQDDKTAWSKLQQEAMTRDFSWDTASKSYEELYQHL; encoded by the coding sequence ATGAAACTCTTATTTGTAGCAGCAGAAGGCGCGCCATTTTCTAAAACGGGAGGCCTTGGAGATGTGATTGGTGCTCTTCCAAAATCTCTGGTTAAACATGGTCATGAAGTTGCTGTTGTTTTACCTTATTATGATAGTGTGGCAGCAAAATTCGGAGACCAAGTAGAGGATTGCTTTGATTATACGGTCAATGTTGGTTGGCGTCGTCAGTATGCGGGTGTGAAATATATACAACGTGATGGTGTTCATTTCTTCTTTATTGACAATCAATATTATTTCTTCCGTGGCTCAGTTTATGGCTTTTGGGACGATGGGGAGCGCTTTGCTTTCTTCCAATTAGCGGCCTTAGAATTAATGGAAAAAATCAATTTTATCCCTGATGTTCTCCATGTCCATGACTATCATACAGCCATGATGCCCTATCTCTTAAAAGAGAAATATCACTGGATTCAAGCCTATCAAAGTATCAAAACGGTCTTTACCATTCATAACATCGAATTTCAAGGACAATATGGTCCAGAAATGCTTGGGGACCTTTTTGGAGTGGGTAGCGAGCGCTATGAAGACGGTACCTTGCGCTGGAATGATTGTCTTAACTGGATGAAGGGAGCTGTTTTATATGCTGATCGCGTGACCACAGTGTCACCATCCTATGCTGAAGAAATTCAAACGCCTGAATTTGGGAAAGGCCTGGATCAAGTCATGCGGATGGAATCAGGGAAACTATCAGGTATTGTCAATGGGATTGATACTGATTTATTAAATCCAGAGACTGATTCACTAATCCCATACCATTTTTCCAAGGATGATTTAATTGGAAAAGCTAAGAATAAAGCTGCTTTGCAAGAACGTCTGGGTCTCCCTGTTAGACCTGAAGTACCATTGATTGGAATCGTTTCTCGATTGACAGATCAAAAAGGATTCGACCTAGTGGTTAATGAACTAGAGCATATTTTGCAACTTGATTTGCAAATTGTTCTTTTGGGAACAGGCTACTCGGATTATGAAAATACCTTTTCGTGGTTTGCTAGTCAATACCCAGACAAGTTGTCTGCAAATATCATGTTTGATTTAGGACTGGCCCAAGAGATTTATGCCGCATCAGATCTCTTTTTGATGCCATCAGCATTTGAACCATGTGGCTTATCTCAAATGATGGCTATGCGATACGGTTCCTTACCAATTGTTAGTCAAGTAGGTGGTTTGAAAGATACAGTAGAATCCTATAATGAGTATACTGGTCAGGGCACAGGGTTTGGTTTTGCAGAGTTTTCAGGCTTCTGGTTAACCAAAACGATTGAACGAGCTTTGAACGTTTACCAAGACGACAAAACAGCTTGGTCAAAACTGCAACAAGAAGCAATGACACGGGATTTTTCATGGGATACAGCAAGTAAATCTTACGAGGAACTCTATCAACATCTCTAG
- a CDS encoding glucose-1-phosphate adenylyltransferase, with translation MKNEMLALILAGGQGTRLGKLTQNIAKPAVQFGGRYRIIDFALSNCTNSGIQKVGVITQYQPLGLNQHIGNGSSWGLDGINAGATILQPYSATEGNRWFQGTSHAIYQNIEYIDSINPEYVLILSGDHIYKMDYDDMLQTHKDNQASLTVAVIDVPLKEASRFGIMNTDSNDRIVEFEEKPEYPKSTKASMGIYIFNWAALREMLVNGEKNGVDMSDFGQNVIPAYLESGERVYTYNFKGYWKDVGTIESLWEANMEYIPVDNELDSRDRSWKIYSKNEIAPPNFISEKAEVKDSLVVDGCFVDGKVTHSILSTNVQVREGAHVQDSFIMSGVKIGKGAVIKRAIIGEGATIADGAVIDGTEDVQVVGYNEVVGLANED, from the coding sequence ATGAAAAATGAAATGTTAGCTCTCATCTTAGCTGGTGGACAAGGAACACGGCTAGGGAAATTGACACAAAATATTGCCAAACCGGCAGTTCAATTTGGTGGACGATATCGCATTATTGATTTCGCCTTATCAAACTGCACCAATTCAGGTATTCAGAAGGTTGGTGTCATTACCCAGTATCAACCCTTAGGCCTGAACCAACACATTGGAAATGGCTCATCATGGGGCTTAGATGGTATTAATGCTGGTGCAACCATTCTGCAACCTTACTCAGCGACAGAAGGTAACCGTTGGTTCCAAGGAACCAGTCATGCTATTTATCAAAATATTGAGTATATTGATAGCATCAACCCTGAATATGTCTTGATTCTATCTGGTGACCATATTTACAAGATGGATTATGATGATATGCTTCAAACGCATAAGGACAATCAAGCCAGTCTGACCGTTGCTGTTATTGATGTACCACTCAAAGAAGCTAGTCGATTTGGGATTATGAATACTGATTCAAATGACCGAATTGTTGAATTTGAAGAAAAACCAGAATACCCCAAATCAACAAAAGCATCAATGGGGATCTATATCTTCAACTGGGCAGCTCTTCGTGAGATGTTAGTCAATGGAGAGAAAAATGGTGTTGACATGTCTGACTTTGGACAAAATGTCATCCCAGCCTATCTTGAATCAGGTGAACGTGTCTATACATATAATTTTAAAGGCTATTGGAAAGATGTAGGAACCATTGAGTCACTCTGGGAAGCCAATATGGAGTACATTCCAGTCGATAATGAGCTGGATAGCCGTGACCGTTCATGGAAAATTTATTCTAAAAACGAAATTGCACCACCAAACTTTATTTCTGAAAAAGCGGAAGTTAAGGATTCATTGGTTGTTGATGGTTGCTTTGTTGATGGTAAAGTAACGCATTCTATCTTATCAACTAATGTACAAGTACGAGAAGGAGCTCATGTTCAAGATAGTTTTATCATGAGTGGTGTTAAAATCGGTAAAGGAGCTGTGATTAAACGTGCTATTATCGGTGAAGGGGCAACGATTGCAGACGGAGCTGTGATTGATGGTACAGAAGATGTTCAAGTCGTAGGATACAATGAAGTAGTGGGGTTAGCAAATGAAGATTGA
- the ligA gene encoding NAD-dependent DNA ligase LigA, producing MEKRMKELVEKLNQYAKEYYTQDSPSVSDADYDKVYRELVDLEKQYPEFIQENSPTHRVGGLILSGFEKYQHIYPLYSLQDAFSREELDFFDARVKKEFPKASYVAELKIDGLSISLTYQNGSLVTGSTRGDGTIGENITENLKRVKDIPLQLEQAIDITVRGEAYLPRASFASINLERQENGETEFANPRNAAAGTLRQLDTSIVSKRNLATFLYQEASPSQQDTQEEVLSHLSSLGFSVNQERFISSSMDEIWSFIQNVQEHRDQLPYDIDGIVIKVNDLHIQEELGFTVKAPKWAIAYKFPAEEKEAQLLSVDWTVGRTGVVTPTANLTPVKLAGTTVSRATLHNVDYISEKDIRIGDSVIVYKAGDIIPAVLRVNMDKRTHQEPLPIPTVCPSCASDLVHLKEEVALRCINPLCPNLIQRSLEHFSSRNAMNISGLGPSVVEKLYAAQLVKDVADIYQISIDDLLTLPNIKEKSAEKLYQAIQNSKANSADKLLFGLGIRHVGAKASRLMLEEFGTIPHLAQAPEEAIAAIDGLGTVIAESVHSYFAKDEAVVLLKELEEAGVNLDYLGKKVSKDAQLSGMTVVLTGKLEQLTRNEAKEKLEVLGAKVTGSVSKKTDLLIAGADAGSKLEKARTLGIRIESEEWLSAL from the coding sequence ATGGAAAAACGTATGAAAGAATTGGTTGAAAAGCTCAACCAATATGCTAAAGAATATTACACGCAAGACAGTCCGTCTGTCTCTGATGCCGACTATGACAAGGTTTATCGAGAATTAGTTGATTTGGAGAAACAGTATCCAGAGTTTATTCAAGAAAATAGCCCAACTCATCGTGTGGGCGGTCTTATTTTATCGGGTTTTGAAAAATATCAGCATATTTATCCTCTTTATAGTTTACAAGATGCCTTTTCAAGAGAAGAGTTAGATTTTTTTGATGCACGTGTTAAAAAGGAATTCCCCAAAGCTAGCTATGTTGCCGAATTAAAAATCGATGGTTTATCGATTTCTTTGACCTATCAAAATGGTAGCTTGGTGACTGGTTCGACGCGTGGTGATGGAACTATCGGCGAAAACATCACTGAAAATCTCAAACGAGTTAAAGATATTCCGCTACAATTAGAACAAGCCATTGACATAACAGTTAGAGGAGAGGCTTATTTACCCAGAGCCTCTTTTGCCTCTATTAATCTAGAGCGCCAAGAAAATGGTGAAACAGAGTTTGCTAATCCTAGAAATGCAGCAGCTGGTACTTTGCGTCAGTTGGATACAAGTATTGTTTCCAAACGTAATCTAGCGACCTTTCTTTATCAAGAAGCTAGTCCTAGTCAGCAGGATACTCAAGAAGAGGTACTTAGTCATCTGTCTTCGCTTGGCTTTTCAGTTAATCAAGAACGCTTTATCAGCTCCTCTATGGATGAGATTTGGAGCTTTATTCAAAATGTTCAAGAACATCGCGATCAGCTTCCTTATGATATTGATGGGATTGTCATCAAGGTTAATGATTTGCATATTCAGGAGGAATTAGGTTTTACGGTTAAAGCACCTAAGTGGGCGATTGCCTATAAGTTTCCTGCCGAGGAAAAAGAAGCTCAGCTTTTATCCGTTGATTGGACGGTTGGGCGTACAGGTGTCGTTACTCCAACAGCTAATTTAACCCCAGTTAAACTAGCAGGTACAACAGTTAGTCGGGCTACCTTGCATAATGTAGATTATATTAGTGAAAAGGATATCCGTATTGGTGATTCTGTTATTGTCTATAAGGCTGGGGATATTATCCCTGCTGTTTTACGTGTTAATATGGACAAACGAACCCATCAAGAACCATTGCCTATTCCAACAGTTTGCCCATCGTGTGCCAGTGACTTGGTGCACTTGAAAGAAGAAGTAGCTCTTCGTTGTATCAATCCACTCTGCCCAAATCTCATTCAGCGAAGTTTAGAACACTTCTCAAGTCGAAATGCCATGAATATTTCTGGTTTAGGACCATCAGTTGTTGAAAAGCTGTATGCAGCACAGTTGGTAAAAGATGTCGCTGATATTTACCAAATCTCTATTGATGACCTGTTAACCCTGCCAAATATCAAGGAGAAATCCGCAGAAAAACTCTACCAAGCTATTCAGAATTCAAAAGCCAATTCAGCTGATAAATTATTATTTGGTTTAGGTATTCGTCATGTTGGTGCTAAAGCTAGTCGTCTCATGTTGGAAGAATTTGGCACAATTCCTCATTTGGCACAAGCCCCAGAAGAAGCAATCGCGGCAATTGATGGTTTGGGAACTGTTATTGCTGAGTCAGTGCATAGCTATTTTGCTAAAGACGAGGCAGTTGTCCTCTTGAAAGAACTAGAAGAAGCCGGTGTCAACCTAGACTATCTTGGAAAAAAAGTCTCCAAAGATGCTCAATTATCAGGTATGACAGTGGTCTTAACTGGAAAATTAGAACAACTAACGCGAAACGAAGCTAAAGAAAAATTAGAAGTTTTGGGAGCTAAAGTTACTGGTTCTGTCTCTAAAAAGACTGACTTGCTCATTGCTGGAGCTGATGCTGGTAGTAAGCTTGAAAAGGCTAGAACTTTGGGGATTCGTATTGAATCAGAAGAGTGGTTAAGTGCTTTGTAA
- a CDS encoding diacylglycerol kinase family lipid kinase gives MTKQKRARLIYNPTSGQEIMKKNVAKVLDILEGYGYETSAFRTTAKPNSARDEAYRAAKAGFDLVIAAGGDGTINEVVSGIAPLEKRPKMAIIPTGTTNDFARALKIPRSNPVKAAELIGKNQTLKMDIGLAETDKYFINIAAAGTLTELTYSVPSQLKTIFGYLAYLAKGVELLPRVRNSQVKIIHDHGVFEGQASMIFAAITNSVGGFETIAPDAKLDDGKFTLIVVKTANLFEIIHLIRLVLQGGKHIDHPLIEYIKTNELTIEPQSHQRMMINLDGEYGGDAPIKLKNLKNHITFFANTDEISDDAMMLNTEDLAMEAIAQKFTHEVEDFEEQEGIDEHL, from the coding sequence ATGACAAAACAAAAAAGAGCGCGTTTGATTTATAACCCAACTTCAGGTCAAGAAATCATGAAAAAAAACGTGGCTAAAGTGTTAGATATTTTAGAAGGTTATGGCTATGAAACCTCTGCTTTTAGAACAACTGCAAAGCCCAATTCAGCTCGGGATGAGGCTTACCGTGCAGCTAAAGCAGGGTTTGATTTGGTGATTGCAGCAGGTGGTGATGGCACTATCAATGAAGTTGTTTCTGGTATCGCTCCCCTTGAAAAGCGTCCCAAAATGGCTATTATTCCGACAGGAACAACTAATGATTTTGCTAGAGCTTTAAAAATCCCTCGTAGTAATCCTGTAAAAGCAGCAGAATTAATCGGTAAAAATCAAACCCTAAAAATGGATATTGGACTAGCTGAGACAGATAAGTATTTCATTAATATTGCAGCAGCTGGAACTTTGACAGAACTAACTTATAGTGTACCGAGCCAATTAAAAACGATTTTTGGTTATTTAGCTTACTTAGCCAAGGGAGTTGAGCTCCTACCACGTGTTCGTAATAGTCAGGTGAAAATCATACATGACCATGGTGTTTTTGAAGGCCAAGCTTCTATGATTTTTGCAGCCATCACTAACTCAGTTGGCGGATTTGAAACGATCGCACCTGATGCAAAATTAGATGATGGAAAATTCACACTCATCGTTGTAAAAACAGCTAACTTATTTGAAATCATTCATCTCATTCGTCTAGTTTTACAAGGTGGTAAACATATTGACCACCCTCTAATCGAGTATATAAAAACAAACGAATTAACCATAGAGCCACAAAGTCACCAGCGGATGATGATTAATCTGGATGGAGAATATGGTGGCGATGCTCCAATAAAACTTAAAAATTTAAAGAACCATATTACCTTCTTTGCCAATACGGATGAAATTTCTGATGATGCGATGATGCTTAATACAGAAGATTTGGCTATGGAAGCTATTGCACAGAAATTTACGCATGAAGTGGAAGATTTTGAGGAGCAAGAAGGTATCGATGAACATTTGTAA
- the glgD gene encoding glucose-1-phosphate adenylyltransferase subunit GlgD: MKIDKYTAILGNAVGYHDMESLTDNRPLANLPFDGKYRLIDFQLSSLANAGIRSVYGIFRGQNIRSVFDHIRSGREWGLNTLTSHYFLGFYNTDEETTMTDDDYYSQILTYLKRSGSDQTVYMSCDILSNINLEQVIHLHNANQRNITVVYKRLPKDAISSANEVLDIDEQDKVIGKQSLEDAIEPVPMSADIYVVNTSWLIDRLEEEAQKEEPRKIRFLLRELIVTEQALAFEYTGYLANITSVKSYYDANMDMLDPQKFYSLLYSNQKVYTKVKNEESTYFDQASEVNNSQFASGSEVYGQVNHSIVSRSCHIAKGSQIKHALIFPKVRIEEGAVVEYAIIDKNVIVPAGVTLKGTAEKPLVIGKGQVITGDIVQ, translated from the coding sequence ATGAAGATTGATAAATACACAGCCATTTTAGGAAATGCCGTTGGTTACCACGATATGGAAAGTTTAACGGATAATCGACCACTTGCCAATTTGCCATTTGATGGAAAATACCGCTTGATTGACTTCCAACTCTCAAGTCTAGCCAATGCAGGTATTCGAAGTGTTTATGGGATTTTCCGCGGTCAAAATATTCGCTCTGTTTTTGACCATATCCGAAGTGGTCGTGAGTGGGGCTTGAATACCTTAACTAGCCATTATTTTCTTGGTTTTTACAATACAGACGAAGAGACAACCATGACAGATGATGATTATTATAGTCAGATTTTGACCTACCTTAAGCGTTCAGGCTCTGATCAAACGGTTTACATGTCTTGTGATATCCTCTCAAATATTAATCTCGAACAAGTCATTCATCTTCATAATGCTAATCAGCGAAATATTACAGTAGTGTATAAGCGACTTCCTAAAGATGCCATTTCATCAGCTAATGAAGTACTAGACATTGATGAACAAGATAAGGTGATAGGCAAACAATCACTAGAAGACGCTATTGAGCCAGTTCCCATGTCAGCAGATATTTATGTGGTCAACACGTCGTGGCTGATTGACAGATTAGAAGAAGAAGCTCAAAAAGAAGAACCTCGTAAAATTCGTTTTCTTCTCCGTGAACTCATCGTTACGGAACAGGCATTAGCCTTTGAATATACGGGATACTTGGCTAATATCACCTCTGTAAAATCGTACTACGATGCCAATATGGACATGTTGGATCCGCAAAAATTCTATTCTCTTCTTTATTCAAACCAAAAGGTTTATACAAAAGTTAAAAACGAAGAATCAACTTATTTTGACCAAGCATCGGAAGTTAACAATTCTCAATTTGCTTCAGGATCAGAAGTCTATGGACAGGTTAATCATTCCATCGTTTCAAGGTCATGCCACATAGCTAAAGGCAGTCAAATTAAGCATGCTCTTATTTTCCCTAAAGTAAGGATTGAAGAAGGTGCAGTGGTTGAGTATGCCATTATCGATAAAAATGTCATTGTGCCAGCTGGCGTAACGCTAAAAGGAACAGCTGAAAAACCATTAGTTATCGGGAAAGGACAAGTTATTACAGGAGATATTGTGCAATGA
- the glgB gene encoding 1,4-alpha-glucan branching protein GlgB: MDRDGHLYTLGIGENYHLQDFLGAHEALEEAQTGYYFRVWAPNAENVKIIGDFTGWYDFPLPLKRHESGVWEGHSPYAQAGQIYKVLVQRQGGQVLEKIDPFARYLENRPSTGAILQKAVTRKWKDGLWMGRRKRFGFQERPVNIYEVHAGSWKTDESGNPYTFERLREELIPYLVEMNYTHVEFLPLMAHPLGMSWGYQLMGYFAFEHSYGTPEAFKDFVEACHLHNIGVIVDWVPGHFTQNDDALAYYDGTPTFEYQDPDRARNVGWGALNFDLGKNQVQSFLISSILYWIEAFHIDGIRVDAVTNMLYRDFDQGPWTPNKYGDNRNLEGIAFLKKMTQVVKSYHPNVMLIAEESSSTIPITKPVDEGGLGFDYKWNMGWMNDILRFYEEDPIHRKNDFDLVTFSFMYCFKENYILPFSHDEVVHGKKSMMHKMWGDRYNQFAGLRNLYAYQIFHPGKKLLFMGSEFGQFLEWKSHEQLEWQNLEDPLNQKMQFFTSQLNRFYKDHKALWQIDDSYDGIDIIDADNKEETVLTFARQSKKGELLLGIFNMTPVERRNYTVGVPLAGIYEEVINTELEIYGGTWTKGNSPQKIVKTKWKDYDQTISFTLPALGASIWKVKRRLK, encoded by the coding sequence ATGGATAGAGATGGGCATCTTTATACCTTGGGTATAGGAGAAAATTATCATTTACAAGATTTTTTAGGTGCGCATGAGGCTCTTGAAGAAGCTCAAACGGGCTATTATTTTAGGGTTTGGGCACCAAATGCTGAAAATGTCAAGATTATTGGTGATTTTACAGGTTGGTATGATTTTCCGTTACCGTTAAAACGTCATGAATCAGGAGTTTGGGAGGGACATAGCCCATATGCTCAGGCAGGTCAGATTTACAAGGTTTTAGTCCAAAGGCAAGGAGGACAGGTTCTTGAAAAGATTGACCCTTTTGCTCGCTATCTTGAAAATCGCCCCAGTACAGGAGCTATTTTACAAAAAGCGGTGACTAGGAAGTGGAAAGATGGCTTGTGGATGGGACGCCGAAAACGTTTTGGCTTCCAAGAAAGACCGGTCAATATATATGAAGTACATGCTGGTTCTTGGAAGACGGATGAGTCTGGGAATCCTTATACGTTTGAACGACTGCGAGAAGAACTCATTCCCTACCTGGTCGAGATGAATTATACGCATGTTGAATTTCTCCCTTTAATGGCACATCCTTTGGGGATGAGTTGGGGCTATCAGCTGATGGGATACTTCGCTTTTGAGCATTCTTACGGCACCCCTGAAGCCTTCAAAGATTTTGTAGAAGCCTGTCACCTACACAATATAGGTGTCATTGTCGATTGGGTACCAGGTCATTTTACGCAGAATGATGATGCCTTGGCATACTATGACGGCACACCAACTTTTGAATACCAAGATCCAGATCGAGCACGAAATGTTGGTTGGGGGGCACTTAACTTTGATCTCGGTAAAAATCAAGTTCAATCCTTCTTGATTTCTTCCATTCTCTATTGGATTGAAGCTTTCCATATTGATGGTATTAGGGTTGATGCTGTGACCAATATGCTCTATCGAGATTTTGATCAAGGACCATGGACACCTAACAAATATGGTGATAATCGTAATCTTGAAGGAATTGCCTTTCTGAAAAAAATGACTCAAGTAGTGAAAAGTTATCATCCTAATGTCATGTTGATTGCTGAGGAATCTTCTTCGACCATTCCCATCACTAAGCCTGTTGATGAGGGAGGTCTCGGTTTTGACTATAAGTGGAATATGGGATGGATGAATGATATCCTCAGATTCTATGAAGAGGACCCTATTCATCGTAAAAATGATTTTGACTTAGTCACTTTCAGTTTTATGTATTGCTTTAAGGAAAATTACATTCTACCATTCTCACATGATGAAGTGGTTCATGGCAAGAAAAGCATGATGCACAAGATGTGGGGGGACCGCTATAACCAATTTGCTGGACTCCGTAATCTTTATGCTTATCAGATTTTCCATCCTGGTAAAAAATTACTTTTCATGGGTTCAGAATTTGGCCAATTTTTAGAATGGAAGTCACATGAGCAACTCGAATGGCAAAATCTTGAAGATCCCCTCAACCAAAAAATGCAATTTTTCACCAGTCAACTCAATCGTTTTTATAAAGACCACAAGGCGCTTTGGCAGATTGATGATTCCTACGATGGGATAGATATTATTGATGCTGATAACAAAGAAGAAACGGTTTTGACCTTTGCAAGACAAAGTAAAAAAGGTGAACTCCTCCTTGGGATTTTCAATATGACCCCAGTTGAAAGGCGAAATTATACGGTTGGTGTCCCACTTGCAGGTATCTACGAAGAAGTCATTAATACAGAACTTGAGATTTATGGAGGAACTTGGACTAAAGGAAATTCACCTCAAAAAATAGTAAAAACTAAGTGGAAGGATTATGACCAAACGATCAGTTTCACCTTACCGGCCCTAGGTGCTAGTATCTGGAAAGTCAAAAGGCGCTTAAAGTAG